In Equus caballus isolate H_3958 breed thoroughbred chromosome 25, TB-T2T, whole genome shotgun sequence, one DNA window encodes the following:
- the KIF12 gene encoding kinesin-like protein KIF12 isoform X12, translating to MEERGSPDGDPARSLEQGPEGPDTPIQVVLRVRPMSAAELRRGEQSALHCSGTRTLQVSPPGGGPDVAFRFGAVLDGARTQEDVFRACGVRRLGELALRGFSCTVFTFGQTGSGKTYTLTGPPPQGEGVPVPPSLAGIMQRTFAWLLDRVQHLGAPVTLQASYLEIYNEQVRDLLSLGAPRPLPVRWDKTRGFYVEQLQLVEFGSLGALMELLEMGLSRRRSSAHTLNQASSRSHALLTLYIGRQTQVPPVDPGEAPVGGKLCFVDLAGSEKVAATGSRGELMLEANSINRSLLALGHCISLLLDPQRKQSHIPFRDSKLTKLLADSLGGRGVTLMVACVSPSAQCLPETLSTLRYASRAQRVTTRPQAPKSPVAKQPQRLEMEILQLREENRRLRSQLGQRDPKTSGLSGSRVAWAQQNLYGMLQEFMLENERLRKEKSQLQSSWDLARDEQRVLAQQVHELERCLLSACSLYQPGPGTAPPCPCVMVPAPSCHALPPLCSCPCSHLCPLCRAPLGQWASPRRGLHLSQMLGPHAPGSVPLSARPPPCVPPCSPGSAKCQRERSHSDWIQTRVLADLLMEEEVVPSAPPLPMVPPNTSPVQRGGAAVPNLARRLEALRDQIGSSLRRGRSQPPASEGPRSPSRVLPPC from the exons ATGGAGGAACGCGGGTCCCCCGATGG GGACCCCGCGCGGAGCCTGGAGCAGGGCCCAGAGGGGCCGGACACGCCCATCCAGGTGGTGTTGAG GGTGCGTCCCATGAGCGCGGCCGAGCTGCGGCGAGGGGAACAGAGCGCGTTGCACTGCTCAGGGACCAGGACTCTGCAG gtgaGCCCCCCGGGCGGCGGCCCCGACGTGGCGTTCCGCTTCGGCGCCGTGCTGGACGGGGCGCGCACGCAGGAGGACGTGTTCCGGGCGTGCGGCGTCCGGCGCCTGGGCGAGCTGGCGCTGCGCGG CTTCTCCTGCACTGTCTTCACCTTCGGCCAGACCGGCTCCGGGAAGACCTACACCCTGACCGGGCCTCCTCCCCAG GGAGAGGGGGTGCCTGTCCCCCCCAGCCTGGCTGGCATCATGCAGAGGACCTTCGCCTGGCTGTTAGACCGCGTGCAACACCTGGGTGCCCCTGTCACCCTCCAGGCCTCCTACCTGGAGATCTACAATGAGCAG GTCCGAGACTTGCTGAGCCTGGGGGCTCCCCGGCCCCTCCCCGTTCGCTGGGACAAGACCCGGGGCTTCTATGTGGAGCAGCTGCAGCTGGTGGAGTTTGGGAGTCTGGGGGCCCTGATGGAGCTTCTGGAGATGG GTCTTAGCCGTCGGAGGAGCTCAGCTCACACCCTGAACCAGGCCTCCAGCCGAAGCCACGCACTACTCACACTCTACATCGGCCGCCAAACC CAGGTGCCTCCTGTGGACCCCGGGGAAGCCCCTGTTGGTGGGAAGCTGTGCTTCGTAGACCTGGCGGGCAGTGAGAAGGTGGCGGCCACAGGATCCCGCGGGGAGCTGATGCTTGAGGCCAACAGCATCAACCGCAGCCTGCTGGCCCTGG GTCACTGCATCTCCCTGCTGCTGGACCCACAGCGGAAGCAGAGCCACATCCCCTTCCGGGACAGCAAGCTCACCAAGCTGCTGGCGGACTCGCTGGGGGGGCGCGGGGTCACCCTCATG GTGGCCTGCGTGTCCCCCTCAGCCCAGTGCCTCCCCGAGACTCTCAGCACCCTGAGATACGCAAGCCGAGCCCAGCGGGTCACCACCCGACCACAGGCCCCCAAG TCGCCTGTGGCAAAGCAGCCCCAGCGTTTGGAGATGGAGATATTGCAGCTCCGGGAGGAGAACCGTCGCCTGCGGTCTCAACTGGGCCAAAGGGACCCCAAGA CCTCAGGGCTCAGTGGGAGCCGGGTGGCCTGGGCCCAGCAGAACCTCTACGGGATGCTCCAGGAGTTCATGCTGGAGAATGAGAGGCTCAG GAAAGAAAAGAGCCAGCTGCAGAGTAGCTGGGACCTGGCCCGGGATGAGCAGCGCGTCCTGGCCCAGCAGGTGCACGAGCTGGAGCG GTGCCTCCTGTCTGCCTGCTCCCTTTACCAGCCAGGCCCTGGCACAGCCCCACCGTGTCCCTGTGTGATGGTGCCAGCTCCCTCCTGCCAT GCCCTGCCacccctctgctcctgcccctgcAGCCACCTCTGCCCCCTGTGCAGAGCACCACTGGGCCAGTGGGCCAGCCCACGGAGGGGGCTCCACTTGTCCCAG ATGCTTGGCCCTCATGCCCCAGGCAGCGTGCCCCTGTCTGCCCGGCCCCCGCCCTGCGTGCCCCcctgcagccctggctctgccaaaTGCCAAAGAGAGAG GAGTCACAGCGACTGGATTCAGACCCGGGTCCTGGCGGACTTGCtgatggaggaggaggtggtaCCCTCTGCACCCCCCCTCCCCATGGTGCCCCCAAACACGTCGCCGGTGCagagag GTGGGGCTGCAGTCCCAAACCTGGCCCGGAGACTGGAGGCCCTCAGAGACCAAATCGGCAGCTCCCTGCGACGGGGCCGGAGCCAGCCGCCCGCCAGTGAGGGCCCACGGAGCCCTAGCCGGGTCCTCCCTCCCTGCTGA
- the KIF12 gene encoding kinesin-like protein KIF12 isoform X7, with protein sequence MEVIVLTVRIKGEVLRGEGVPVPPSLAGIMQRTFAWLLDRVQHLGAPVTLQASYLEIYNEQVRDLLSLGAPRPLPVRWDKTRGFYVEQLQLVEFGSLGALMELLEMGLSRRRSSAHTLNQASSRSHALLTLYIGRQTQVPPVDPGEAPVGGKLCFVDLAGSEKVAATGSRGELMLEANSINRSLLALGHCISLLLDPQRKQSHIPFRDSKLTKLLADSLGGRGVTLMVACVSPSAQCLPETLSTLRYASRAQRVTTRPQAPKSPVAKQPQRLEMEILQLREENRRLRSQLGQRDPKTSGLSGSRVAWAQQNLYGMLQEFMLENERLRKEKSQLQSSWDLARDEQRVLAQQVHELERCLLSACSLYQPGPGTAPPCPCVMVPAPSCHVSLCPAWRGEEQGRHGASDVTSCRPCHPSAPAPAATSAPCAEHHWASGPAHGGGSTCPRSHSDWIQTRVLADLLMEEEVVPSAPPLPMVPPNTSPVQRGGAAVPNLARRLEALRDQIGSSLRRGRSQPPASEGPRSPSRVLPPC encoded by the exons atggaggtgattGTACTGACGGTGAGAATTAAGGGAGAGGTTCTAAGG GGAGAGGGGGTGCCTGTCCCCCCCAGCCTGGCTGGCATCATGCAGAGGACCTTCGCCTGGCTGTTAGACCGCGTGCAACACCTGGGTGCCCCTGTCACCCTCCAGGCCTCCTACCTGGAGATCTACAATGAGCAG GTCCGAGACTTGCTGAGCCTGGGGGCTCCCCGGCCCCTCCCCGTTCGCTGGGACAAGACCCGGGGCTTCTATGTGGAGCAGCTGCAGCTGGTGGAGTTTGGGAGTCTGGGGGCCCTGATGGAGCTTCTGGAGATGG GTCTTAGCCGTCGGAGGAGCTCAGCTCACACCCTGAACCAGGCCTCCAGCCGAAGCCACGCACTACTCACACTCTACATCGGCCGCCAAACC CAGGTGCCTCCTGTGGACCCCGGGGAAGCCCCTGTTGGTGGGAAGCTGTGCTTCGTAGACCTGGCGGGCAGTGAGAAGGTGGCGGCCACAGGATCCCGCGGGGAGCTGATGCTTGAGGCCAACAGCATCAACCGCAGCCTGCTGGCCCTGG GTCACTGCATCTCCCTGCTGCTGGACCCACAGCGGAAGCAGAGCCACATCCCCTTCCGGGACAGCAAGCTCACCAAGCTGCTGGCGGACTCGCTGGGGGGGCGCGGGGTCACCCTCATG GTGGCCTGCGTGTCCCCCTCAGCCCAGTGCCTCCCCGAGACTCTCAGCACCCTGAGATACGCAAGCCGAGCCCAGCGGGTCACCACCCGACCACAGGCCCCCAAG TCGCCTGTGGCAAAGCAGCCCCAGCGTTTGGAGATGGAGATATTGCAGCTCCGGGAGGAGAACCGTCGCCTGCGGTCTCAACTGGGCCAAAGGGACCCCAAGA CCTCAGGGCTCAGTGGGAGCCGGGTGGCCTGGGCCCAGCAGAACCTCTACGGGATGCTCCAGGAGTTCATGCTGGAGAATGAGAGGCTCAG GAAAGAAAAGAGCCAGCTGCAGAGTAGCTGGGACCTGGCCCGGGATGAGCAGCGCGTCCTGGCCCAGCAGGTGCACGAGCTGGAGCG GTGCCTCCTGTCTGCCTGCTCCCTTTACCAGCCAGGCCCTGGCACAGCCCCACCGTGTCCCTGTGTGATGGTGCCAGCTCCCTCCTGCCATGTGAGTCTCTGCCCAGCCTGgaggggtgaggagcagggacGTCACGGAGCCTCTGACGTGACCTCTTGCAGGCCCTGCCacccctctgctcctgcccctgcAGCCACCTCTGCCCCCTGTGCAGAGCACCACTGGGCCAGTGGGCCAGCCCACGGAGGGGGCTCCACTTGTCCCAG GAGTCACAGCGACTGGATTCAGACCCGGGTCCTGGCGGACTTGCtgatggaggaggaggtggtaCCCTCTGCACCCCCCCTCCCCATGGTGCCCCCAAACACGTCGCCGGTGCagagag GTGGGGCTGCAGTCCCAAACCTGGCCCGGAGACTGGAGGCCCTCAGAGACCAAATCGGCAGCTCCCTGCGACGGGGCCGGAGCCAGCCGCCCGCCAGTGAGGGCCCACGGAGCCCTAGCCGGGTCCTCCCTCCCTGCTGA
- the KIF12 gene encoding kinesin-like protein KIF12 isoform X3, whose translation MEVIVLTVRIKGEVLRGEGVPVPPSLAGIMQRTFAWLLDRVQHLGAPVTLQASYLEIYNEQVRDLLSLGAPRPLPVRWDKTRGFYVEQLQLVEFGSLGALMELLEMGLSRRRSSAHTLNQASSRSHALLTLYIGRQTQVPPVDPGEAPVGGKLCFVDLAGSEKVAATGSRGELMLEANSINRSLLALGHCISLLLDPQRKQSHIPFRDSKLTKLLADSLGGRGVTLMVACVSPSAQCLPETLSTLRYASRAQRVTTRPQAPKSPVAKQPQRLEMEILQLREENRRLRSQLGQRDPKTSGLSGSRVAWAQQNLYGMLQEFMLENERLRKEKSQLQSSWDLARDEQRVLAQQVHELERCLLSACSLYQPGPGTAPPCPCVMVPAPSCHALPPLCSCPCSHLCPLCRAPLGQWASPRRGLHLSQVGGTKVGLGEAGSAGDLGVRDRLSGGLRSSGCQAGSWGSHSDWIQTRVLADLLMEEEVVPSAPPLPMVPPNTSPVQRGGAAVPNLARRLEALRDQIGSSLRRGRSQPPASEGPRSPSRVLPPC comes from the exons atggaggtgattGTACTGACGGTGAGAATTAAGGGAGAGGTTCTAAGG GGAGAGGGGGTGCCTGTCCCCCCCAGCCTGGCTGGCATCATGCAGAGGACCTTCGCCTGGCTGTTAGACCGCGTGCAACACCTGGGTGCCCCTGTCACCCTCCAGGCCTCCTACCTGGAGATCTACAATGAGCAG GTCCGAGACTTGCTGAGCCTGGGGGCTCCCCGGCCCCTCCCCGTTCGCTGGGACAAGACCCGGGGCTTCTATGTGGAGCAGCTGCAGCTGGTGGAGTTTGGGAGTCTGGGGGCCCTGATGGAGCTTCTGGAGATGG GTCTTAGCCGTCGGAGGAGCTCAGCTCACACCCTGAACCAGGCCTCCAGCCGAAGCCACGCACTACTCACACTCTACATCGGCCGCCAAACC CAGGTGCCTCCTGTGGACCCCGGGGAAGCCCCTGTTGGTGGGAAGCTGTGCTTCGTAGACCTGGCGGGCAGTGAGAAGGTGGCGGCCACAGGATCCCGCGGGGAGCTGATGCTTGAGGCCAACAGCATCAACCGCAGCCTGCTGGCCCTGG GTCACTGCATCTCCCTGCTGCTGGACCCACAGCGGAAGCAGAGCCACATCCCCTTCCGGGACAGCAAGCTCACCAAGCTGCTGGCGGACTCGCTGGGGGGGCGCGGGGTCACCCTCATG GTGGCCTGCGTGTCCCCCTCAGCCCAGTGCCTCCCCGAGACTCTCAGCACCCTGAGATACGCAAGCCGAGCCCAGCGGGTCACCACCCGACCACAGGCCCCCAAG TCGCCTGTGGCAAAGCAGCCCCAGCGTTTGGAGATGGAGATATTGCAGCTCCGGGAGGAGAACCGTCGCCTGCGGTCTCAACTGGGCCAAAGGGACCCCAAGA CCTCAGGGCTCAGTGGGAGCCGGGTGGCCTGGGCCCAGCAGAACCTCTACGGGATGCTCCAGGAGTTCATGCTGGAGAATGAGAGGCTCAG GAAAGAAAAGAGCCAGCTGCAGAGTAGCTGGGACCTGGCCCGGGATGAGCAGCGCGTCCTGGCCCAGCAGGTGCACGAGCTGGAGCG GTGCCTCCTGTCTGCCTGCTCCCTTTACCAGCCAGGCCCTGGCACAGCCCCACCGTGTCCCTGTGTGATGGTGCCAGCTCCCTCCTGCCAT GCCCTGCCacccctctgctcctgcccctgcAGCCACCTCTGCCCCCTGTGCAGAGCACCACTGGGCCAGTGGGCCAGCCCACGGAGGGGGCTCCACTTGTCCCAGGTAGGAGGGACCAAGGTGGGGCTAGGGGAGGCTGGGAGCGCTGGAGACCTTGGTGTACGGGATCGGCTCTCTGGGGGGCTCCGGAGCTCCGGCTGCCAGGCTGGGTCATGGGG GAGTCACAGCGACTGGATTCAGACCCGGGTCCTGGCGGACTTGCtgatggaggaggaggtggtaCCCTCTGCACCCCCCCTCCCCATGGTGCCCCCAAACACGTCGCCGGTGCagagag GTGGGGCTGCAGTCCCAAACCTGGCCCGGAGACTGGAGGCCCTCAGAGACCAAATCGGCAGCTCCCTGCGACGGGGCCGGAGCCAGCCGCCCGCCAGTGAGGGCCCACGGAGCCCTAGCCGGGTCCTCCCTCCCTGCTGA
- the KIF12 gene encoding kinesin-like protein KIF12 isoform X2: protein MEVIVLTVRIKGEVLRGEGVPVPPSLAGIMQRTFAWLLDRVQHLGAPVTLQASYLEIYNEQVRDLLSLGAPRPLPVRWDKTRGFYVEQLQLVEFGSLGALMELLEMGLSRRRSSAHTLNQASSRSHALLTLYIGRQTVPPVDPGEAPVGGKLCFVDLAGSEKVAATGSRGELMLEANSINRSLLALGHCISLLLDPQRKQSHIPFRDSKLTKLLADSLGGRGVTLMVACVSPSAQCLPETLSTLRYASRAQRVTTRPQAPKSPVAKQPQRLEMEILQLREENRRLRSQLGQRDPKTSGLSGSRVAWAQQNLYGMLQEFMLENERLRKEKSQLQSSWDLARDEQRVLAQQVHELERCLLSACSLYQPGPGTAPPCPCVMVPAPSCHPPLPPVQSTTGPVGQPTEGAPLVPGRRDQGGARGGWERWRPWCTGSALWGAPELRLPGWVMGMLGPHAPGSVPLSARPPPCVPPCSPGSAKCQRERSHSDWIQTRVLADLLMEEEVVPSAPPLPMVPPNTSPVQRGGAAVPNLARRLEALRDQIGSSLRRGRSQPPASEGPRSPSRVLPPC from the exons atggaggtgattGTACTGACGGTGAGAATTAAGGGAGAGGTTCTAAGG GGAGAGGGGGTGCCTGTCCCCCCCAGCCTGGCTGGCATCATGCAGAGGACCTTCGCCTGGCTGTTAGACCGCGTGCAACACCTGGGTGCCCCTGTCACCCTCCAGGCCTCCTACCTGGAGATCTACAATGAGCAG GTCCGAGACTTGCTGAGCCTGGGGGCTCCCCGGCCCCTCCCCGTTCGCTGGGACAAGACCCGGGGCTTCTATGTGGAGCAGCTGCAGCTGGTGGAGTTTGGGAGTCTGGGGGCCCTGATGGAGCTTCTGGAGATGG GTCTTAGCCGTCGGAGGAGCTCAGCTCACACCCTGAACCAGGCCTCCAGCCGAAGCCACGCACTACTCACACTCTACATCGGCCGCCAAACC GTGCCTCCTGTGGACCCCGGGGAAGCCCCTGTTGGTGGGAAGCTGTGCTTCGTAGACCTGGCGGGCAGTGAGAAGGTGGCGGCCACAGGATCCCGCGGGGAGCTGATGCTTGAGGCCAACAGCATCAACCGCAGCCTGCTGGCCCTGG GTCACTGCATCTCCCTGCTGCTGGACCCACAGCGGAAGCAGAGCCACATCCCCTTCCGGGACAGCAAGCTCACCAAGCTGCTGGCGGACTCGCTGGGGGGGCGCGGGGTCACCCTCATG GTGGCCTGCGTGTCCCCCTCAGCCCAGTGCCTCCCCGAGACTCTCAGCACCCTGAGATACGCAAGCCGAGCCCAGCGGGTCACCACCCGACCACAGGCCCCCAAG TCGCCTGTGGCAAAGCAGCCCCAGCGTTTGGAGATGGAGATATTGCAGCTCCGGGAGGAGAACCGTCGCCTGCGGTCTCAACTGGGCCAAAGGGACCCCAAGA CCTCAGGGCTCAGTGGGAGCCGGGTGGCCTGGGCCCAGCAGAACCTCTACGGGATGCTCCAGGAGTTCATGCTGGAGAATGAGAGGCTCAG GAAAGAAAAGAGCCAGCTGCAGAGTAGCTGGGACCTGGCCCGGGATGAGCAGCGCGTCCTGGCCCAGCAGGTGCACGAGCTGGAGCG GTGCCTCCTGTCTGCCTGCTCCCTTTACCAGCCAGGCCCTGGCACAGCCCCACCGTGTCCCTGTGTGATGGTGCCAGCTCCCTCCTGCCAT CCACCTCTGCCCCCTGTGCAGAGCACCACTGGGCCAGTGGGCCAGCCCACGGAGGGGGCTCCACTTGTCCCAGGTAGGAGGGACCAAGGTGGGGCTAGGGGAGGCTGGGAGCGCTGGAGACCTTGGTGTACGGGATCGGCTCTCTGGGGGGCTCCGGAGCTCCGGCTGCCAGGCTGGGTCATGGGG ATGCTTGGCCCTCATGCCCCAGGCAGCGTGCCCCTGTCTGCCCGGCCCCCGCCCTGCGTGCCCCcctgcagccctggctctgccaaaTGCCAAAGAGAGAG GAGTCACAGCGACTGGATTCAGACCCGGGTCCTGGCGGACTTGCtgatggaggaggaggtggtaCCCTCTGCACCCCCCCTCCCCATGGTGCCCCCAAACACGTCGCCGGTGCagagag GTGGGGCTGCAGTCCCAAACCTGGCCCGGAGACTGGAGGCCCTCAGAGACCAAATCGGCAGCTCCCTGCGACGGGGCCGGAGCCAGCCGCCCGCCAGTGAGGGCCCACGGAGCCCTAGCCGGGTCCTCCCTCCCTGCTGA
- the KIF12 gene encoding kinesin-like protein KIF12 isoform X13 yields MEERGSPDGDPARSLEQGPEGPDTPIQVVLRVRPMSAAELRRGEQSALHCSGTRTLQVSPPGGGPDVAFRFGAVLDGARTQEDVFRACGVRRLGELALRGFSCTVFTFGQTGSGKTYTLTGPPPQGEGVPVPPSLAGIMQRTFAWLLDRVQHLGAPVTLQASYLEIYNEQVRDLLSLGAPRPLPVRWDKTRGFYVEQLQLVEFGSLGALMELLEMGLSRRRSSAHTLNQASSRSHALLTLYIGRQTVPPVDPGEAPVGGKLCFVDLAGSEKVAATGSRGELMLEANSINRSLLALGHCISLLLDPQRKQSHIPFRDSKLTKLLADSLGGRGVTLMVACVSPSAQCLPETLSTLRYASRAQRVTTRPQAPKSPVAKQPQRLEMEILQLREENRRLRSQLGQRDPKTSGLSGSRVAWAQQNLYGMLQEFMLENERLRKEKSQLQSSWDLARDEQRVLAQQVHELERCLLSACSLYQPGPGTAPPCPCVMVPAPSCHALPPLCSCPCSHLCPLCRAPLGQWASPRRGLHLSQMLGPHAPGSVPLSARPPPCVPPCSPGSAKCQRERSHSDWIQTRVLADLLMEEEVVPSAPPLPMVPPNTSPVQRGGAAVPNLARRLEALRDQIGSSLRRGRSQPPASEGPRSPSRVLPPC; encoded by the exons ATGGAGGAACGCGGGTCCCCCGATGG GGACCCCGCGCGGAGCCTGGAGCAGGGCCCAGAGGGGCCGGACACGCCCATCCAGGTGGTGTTGAG GGTGCGTCCCATGAGCGCGGCCGAGCTGCGGCGAGGGGAACAGAGCGCGTTGCACTGCTCAGGGACCAGGACTCTGCAG gtgaGCCCCCCGGGCGGCGGCCCCGACGTGGCGTTCCGCTTCGGCGCCGTGCTGGACGGGGCGCGCACGCAGGAGGACGTGTTCCGGGCGTGCGGCGTCCGGCGCCTGGGCGAGCTGGCGCTGCGCGG CTTCTCCTGCACTGTCTTCACCTTCGGCCAGACCGGCTCCGGGAAGACCTACACCCTGACCGGGCCTCCTCCCCAG GGAGAGGGGGTGCCTGTCCCCCCCAGCCTGGCTGGCATCATGCAGAGGACCTTCGCCTGGCTGTTAGACCGCGTGCAACACCTGGGTGCCCCTGTCACCCTCCAGGCCTCCTACCTGGAGATCTACAATGAGCAG GTCCGAGACTTGCTGAGCCTGGGGGCTCCCCGGCCCCTCCCCGTTCGCTGGGACAAGACCCGGGGCTTCTATGTGGAGCAGCTGCAGCTGGTGGAGTTTGGGAGTCTGGGGGCCCTGATGGAGCTTCTGGAGATGG GTCTTAGCCGTCGGAGGAGCTCAGCTCACACCCTGAACCAGGCCTCCAGCCGAAGCCACGCACTACTCACACTCTACATCGGCCGCCAAACC GTGCCTCCTGTGGACCCCGGGGAAGCCCCTGTTGGTGGGAAGCTGTGCTTCGTAGACCTGGCGGGCAGTGAGAAGGTGGCGGCCACAGGATCCCGCGGGGAGCTGATGCTTGAGGCCAACAGCATCAACCGCAGCCTGCTGGCCCTGG GTCACTGCATCTCCCTGCTGCTGGACCCACAGCGGAAGCAGAGCCACATCCCCTTCCGGGACAGCAAGCTCACCAAGCTGCTGGCGGACTCGCTGGGGGGGCGCGGGGTCACCCTCATG GTGGCCTGCGTGTCCCCCTCAGCCCAGTGCCTCCCCGAGACTCTCAGCACCCTGAGATACGCAAGCCGAGCCCAGCGGGTCACCACCCGACCACAGGCCCCCAAG TCGCCTGTGGCAAAGCAGCCCCAGCGTTTGGAGATGGAGATATTGCAGCTCCGGGAGGAGAACCGTCGCCTGCGGTCTCAACTGGGCCAAAGGGACCCCAAGA CCTCAGGGCTCAGTGGGAGCCGGGTGGCCTGGGCCCAGCAGAACCTCTACGGGATGCTCCAGGAGTTCATGCTGGAGAATGAGAGGCTCAG GAAAGAAAAGAGCCAGCTGCAGAGTAGCTGGGACCTGGCCCGGGATGAGCAGCGCGTCCTGGCCCAGCAGGTGCACGAGCTGGAGCG GTGCCTCCTGTCTGCCTGCTCCCTTTACCAGCCAGGCCCTGGCACAGCCCCACCGTGTCCCTGTGTGATGGTGCCAGCTCCCTCCTGCCAT GCCCTGCCacccctctgctcctgcccctgcAGCCACCTCTGCCCCCTGTGCAGAGCACCACTGGGCCAGTGGGCCAGCCCACGGAGGGGGCTCCACTTGTCCCAG ATGCTTGGCCCTCATGCCCCAGGCAGCGTGCCCCTGTCTGCCCGGCCCCCGCCCTGCGTGCCCCcctgcagccctggctctgccaaaTGCCAAAGAGAGAG GAGTCACAGCGACTGGATTCAGACCCGGGTCCTGGCGGACTTGCtgatggaggaggaggtggtaCCCTCTGCACCCCCCCTCCCCATGGTGCCCCCAAACACGTCGCCGGTGCagagag GTGGGGCTGCAGTCCCAAACCTGGCCCGGAGACTGGAGGCCCTCAGAGACCAAATCGGCAGCTCCCTGCGACGGGGCCGGAGCCAGCCGCCCGCCAGTGAGGGCCCACGGAGCCCTAGCCGGGTCCTCCCTCCCTGCTGA
- the KIF12 gene encoding kinesin-like protein KIF12 isoform X1: protein MEVIVLTVRIKGEVLRGEGVPVPPSLAGIMQRTFAWLLDRVQHLGAPVTLQASYLEIYNEQVRDLLSLGAPRPLPVRWDKTRGFYVEQLQLVEFGSLGALMELLEMGLSRRRSSAHTLNQASSRSHALLTLYIGRQTQVPPVDPGEAPVGGKLCFVDLAGSEKVAATGSRGELMLEANSINRSLLALGHCISLLLDPQRKQSHIPFRDSKLTKLLADSLGGRGVTLMVACVSPSAQCLPETLSTLRYASRAQRVTTRPQAPKSPVAKQPQRLEMEILQLREENRRLRSQLGQRDPKTSGLSGSRVAWAQQNLYGMLQEFMLENERLRKEKSQLQSSWDLARDEQRVLAQQVHELERCLLSACSLYQPGPGTAPPCPCVMVPAPSCHPPLPPVQSTTGPVGQPTEGAPLVPGRRDQGGARGGWERWRPWCTGSALWGAPELRLPGWVMGMLGPHAPGSVPLSARPPPCVPPCSPGSAKCQRERSHSDWIQTRVLADLLMEEEVVPSAPPLPMVPPNTSPVQRGGAAVPNLARRLEALRDQIGSSLRRGRSQPPASEGPRSPSRVLPPC, encoded by the exons atggaggtgattGTACTGACGGTGAGAATTAAGGGAGAGGTTCTAAGG GGAGAGGGGGTGCCTGTCCCCCCCAGCCTGGCTGGCATCATGCAGAGGACCTTCGCCTGGCTGTTAGACCGCGTGCAACACCTGGGTGCCCCTGTCACCCTCCAGGCCTCCTACCTGGAGATCTACAATGAGCAG GTCCGAGACTTGCTGAGCCTGGGGGCTCCCCGGCCCCTCCCCGTTCGCTGGGACAAGACCCGGGGCTTCTATGTGGAGCAGCTGCAGCTGGTGGAGTTTGGGAGTCTGGGGGCCCTGATGGAGCTTCTGGAGATGG GTCTTAGCCGTCGGAGGAGCTCAGCTCACACCCTGAACCAGGCCTCCAGCCGAAGCCACGCACTACTCACACTCTACATCGGCCGCCAAACC CAGGTGCCTCCTGTGGACCCCGGGGAAGCCCCTGTTGGTGGGAAGCTGTGCTTCGTAGACCTGGCGGGCAGTGAGAAGGTGGCGGCCACAGGATCCCGCGGGGAGCTGATGCTTGAGGCCAACAGCATCAACCGCAGCCTGCTGGCCCTGG GTCACTGCATCTCCCTGCTGCTGGACCCACAGCGGAAGCAGAGCCACATCCCCTTCCGGGACAGCAAGCTCACCAAGCTGCTGGCGGACTCGCTGGGGGGGCGCGGGGTCACCCTCATG GTGGCCTGCGTGTCCCCCTCAGCCCAGTGCCTCCCCGAGACTCTCAGCACCCTGAGATACGCAAGCCGAGCCCAGCGGGTCACCACCCGACCACAGGCCCCCAAG TCGCCTGTGGCAAAGCAGCCCCAGCGTTTGGAGATGGAGATATTGCAGCTCCGGGAGGAGAACCGTCGCCTGCGGTCTCAACTGGGCCAAAGGGACCCCAAGA CCTCAGGGCTCAGTGGGAGCCGGGTGGCCTGGGCCCAGCAGAACCTCTACGGGATGCTCCAGGAGTTCATGCTGGAGAATGAGAGGCTCAG GAAAGAAAAGAGCCAGCTGCAGAGTAGCTGGGACCTGGCCCGGGATGAGCAGCGCGTCCTGGCCCAGCAGGTGCACGAGCTGGAGCG GTGCCTCCTGTCTGCCTGCTCCCTTTACCAGCCAGGCCCTGGCACAGCCCCACCGTGTCCCTGTGTGATGGTGCCAGCTCCCTCCTGCCAT CCACCTCTGCCCCCTGTGCAGAGCACCACTGGGCCAGTGGGCCAGCCCACGGAGGGGGCTCCACTTGTCCCAGGTAGGAGGGACCAAGGTGGGGCTAGGGGAGGCTGGGAGCGCTGGAGACCTTGGTGTACGGGATCGGCTCTCTGGGGGGCTCCGGAGCTCCGGCTGCCAGGCTGGGTCATGGGG ATGCTTGGCCCTCATGCCCCAGGCAGCGTGCCCCTGTCTGCCCGGCCCCCGCCCTGCGTGCCCCcctgcagccctggctctgccaaaTGCCAAAGAGAGAG GAGTCACAGCGACTGGATTCAGACCCGGGTCCTGGCGGACTTGCtgatggaggaggaggtggtaCCCTCTGCACCCCCCCTCCCCATGGTGCCCCCAAACACGTCGCCGGTGCagagag GTGGGGCTGCAGTCCCAAACCTGGCCCGGAGACTGGAGGCCCTCAGAGACCAAATCGGCAGCTCCCTGCGACGGGGCCGGAGCCAGCCGCCCGCCAGTGAGGGCCCACGGAGCCCTAGCCGGGTCCTCCCTCCCTGCTGA